One Schistocerca cancellata isolate TAMUIC-IGC-003103 chromosome 1, iqSchCanc2.1, whole genome shotgun sequence genomic region harbors:
- the LOC126131608 gene encoding uncharacterized protein LOC126131608 has translation MLGVTAGPDKAEVPACLDMLGVAAGPHKPEVPPCLDMLGVAAGPDKAEVPPCLDMLGVAAGPDKAEVPACLDMLGAAAGPDKAEVPACLDMLGVTAGPDKPEVPACLDMLGVTAGPDKPEVPPCLDMLGVTAGPDKPEVPPCLDMLGVAAGPDKAEVPACLDMLGVTAGPDKAEVPACLDMLGAAAGPDKAEVPACLDMLGVTAGPDKPEVPACLDMLGVTAGPDKPEVPPCLDMLGVAAGPDKAEVPACLDMLGVTAGPDKAEVPACLDMLGAAAGPDKAEVPACLDMLGVTAGPDKPEVPPCLDMLGVAAGPDKAEVPACLDMLGVTEGPDKPEVPAPLDMLGVAAGPDKAEVPACLDMLGVAAGRHKPEVPPCLDMLGVAAGPDKAEVPPCLDMLGVAAGPDKAEVPACLDMLGVTAGPDKAEVPACLDMLGAAAGPDKAEVPACLDMLGVTAGPDKPEVPACLDMLGVTAGPDKAEVPACLDMLGVTAGPDKAEVPACLDMLGVAAGPDKAEVPACLDMLGVTAGPDKAEVPACLDMLGAAAGPDKAEVPACLDMLGVTAGPDKPEVPACLDMLGAAAGPDKAEVPACLDMLGVTAGPDKAEVPACLDMLGVTAGPDKPEVPPCLDMLGAAAGPDKAEVPACLDMLGVAAGPDKAEVPACLDMLGAAAGPDKAEVPACLDMLGVTEGPDKPEVPAPLDMLGVAAGPDKAEVPACLDMLGVAAGPDKSVVPACLVLPVWTC, from the coding sequence ATGCTAGGTGTCACTGCAGGTCCCGACAAGGCAGAGGTTCCTGCCTGTCTGGACATGCTAGGTGTCGCTGCAGGTCCTCACAAGCCAGAGGTTCCTCCCTGTCTGGACATGCTAGGTGTTGCTGCAGGTCCTGACAAGGCAGAGGTTCCTCCCTGTCTGGACATGCTAGGTGTTGCTGCAGGTCCTGACAAGGCAGAGGTTCCTGCCTGTCTGGACATGCTAGGTGCCGCTGCAGGTCCTGACAAGGCAGAGGTTCCTGCCTGTCTGGACATGCTAGGTGTCACTGCAGGTCCTGACAAGCCAGAGGTTCCTGCCTGTCTGGACATGCTAGGTGTCACTGCAGGTCCTGACAAGCCAGAGGTTCCTCCCTGTCTGGACATGCTAGGTGTCACTGCAGGTCCTGACAAGCCAGAGGTTCCTCCCTGTCTGGACATGCTAGGTGTTGCTGCAGGTCCTGACAAGGCAGAGGTTCCTGCCTGTCTGGACATGCTAGGTGTCACTGCAGGTCCTGACAAGGCAGAGGTTCCTGCCTGTCTGGACATGCTAGGTGCCGCTGCAGGTCCTGACAAGGCAGAGGTTCCTGCCTGTCTGGACATGCTAGGTGTCACTGCAGGTCCTGACAAGCCAGAGGTTCCTGCCTGTCTGGACATGCTAGGTGTCACTGCAGGTCCTGACAAGCCAGAGGTTCCTCCCTGTCTGGACATGCTAGGTGTTGCTGCAGGTCCTGACAAGGCAGAGGTTCCTGCCTGTCTGGACATGCTAGGTGTCACTGCAGGTCCTGACAAGGCAGAGGTTCCTGCCTGTCTGGACATGCTAGGTGCCGCTGCAGGTCCTGACAAGGCAGAGGTTCCTGCCTGTCTGGACATGCTAGGTGTCACTGCAGGTCCTGACAAGCCAGAGGTTCCTCCCTGTCTGGACATGCTAGGTGTTGCTGCAGGTCCTGACAAGGCAGAGGTTCCTGCCTGTCTGGACATGCTAGGTGTCACTGAAGGACCCGACAAGCCAGAGGTTCCTGCCCCTCTGGACATGCTAGGTGTCGCTGCAGGTCCCGACAAGGCAGAGGTTCCTGCCTGTCTGGACATGCTAGGTGTCGCTGCAGGTCGTCACAAGCCAGAGGTTCCTCCCTGTCTGGACATGCTAGGTGTTGCTGCAGGTCCTGACAAGGCAGAGGTTCCTCCCTGTCTGGACATGCTAGGTGTTGCTGCAGGTCCTGACAAGGCAGAGGTTCCTGCCTGTCTGGACATGCTAGGTGTCACTGCAGGTCCTGACAAGGCAGAGGTTCCTGCCTGTCTGGACATGCTAGGTGCCGCTGCAGGTCCTGACAAGGCAGAGGTTCCTGCCTGTCTGGACATGCTAGGTGTCACTGCAGGTCCTGACAAGCCAGAGGTTCCTGCCTGTCTGGACATGCTAGGTGTCACTGCAGGTCCTGACAAGGCAGAGGTTCCTGCCTGTCTGGACATGCTAGGTGTCACTGCAGGTCCTGACAAGGCAGAGGTTCCTGCCTGTCTGGACATGCTAGGTGTTGCTGCAGGTCCTGACAAGGCAGAGGTTCCTGCCTGTCTGGACATGCTAGGTGTCACTGCAGGTCCTGACAAGGCAGAGGTTCCTGCCTGTCTGGACATGCTAGGTGCCGCTGCAGGTCCTGACAAGGCAGAGGTTCCTGCCTGTCTGGACATGCTAGGTGTCACTGCAGGTCCTGACAAGCCAGAGGTTCCTGCCTGTCTGGACATGCTAGGTGCCGCTGCAGGTCCTGACAAGGCAGAGGTTCCTGCCTGTCTGGACATGCTAGGTGTCACTGCAGGTCCTGACAAGGCAGAGGTTCCTGCCTGTCTGGACATGCTAGGTGTCACTGCAGGTCCTGACAAGCCAGAGGTTCCTCCCTGTCTGGACATGCTGGGTGCCGCTGCAGGTCCTGACAAGGCAGAGGTTCCCGCCTGTCTGGACATGCTAGGTGTTGCTGCAGGTCCTGACAAGGCAGAGGTTCCTGCCTGTCTGGACATGCTAGGTGCCGCTGCAGGTCCTGACAAGGCAGAGGTTCCCGCCTGTCTGGACATGCTAGGTGTCACTGAAGGTCCCGACAAGCCAGAGGTTCCTGCCCCTCTGGACATGCTAGGTGTCGCTGCAGGTCCCGACAAGGCAGAGGTTCCTGCCTGTCTGGACATGCTAGGTGTTGCTGCAGGTCCTGACAAGTCAGTGGTTCCTGCCTGTCTGGTCCTGCCTGTCTGGACATGCTAG